In Methanococcoides sp. LMO-2, the genomic stretch AGGATCCCTTCACAGGATAGCGTACATCCATGATCTCTGCTACCTGTAGCAGATCGTTATACCATTCGCTGAAGCTCTCTTTTGGAGGAAGCATTGCTTCTTTTTCTTGTTCGGCCATAATGTCACCAATAAGATCAAAATGATTTAATTAGAATATTCAATTAGAATTGTGTCAGCAAATACATGCATCATTTATAGTCATTTCCGATCGGCTCGACCTTCTCGGAAGAATCCATTTCCAGCTCGGAAGAATCAACGTCAAAAACTATCATACCGCTATGCAGGTTAGCTGCCTCTTCAGCGGAAAGAGTACGTGATATCACTTTTTCAGAAATGATGGCACTGTTGCCCAAGGGATCCTCTATGATCACTTTCAAAGGGAGGTCGCCCTGAATTGCTTTTTCAAGCAGCCCCTGTAGCTCAAGTCCCCGCTCGTGTGCCTCTGGCTCATCCTTTACCCATTCGGTAGCTGTCACTACAACAGACCTCACCCTTTCAAGGATGCCTTCGATATTTGTGATATAGGACTCAGATACAGACCCCGGTTCAACGTCAATGCCCAGATCAGGTATACGAATTGTACCCGAGGTGGAACGAATAACTCTTGCATTAAGATCTTCCAGCCCCTCGACCATCAGTTCAAA encodes the following:
- a CDS encoding ZPR1 zinc finger domain-containing protein, which translates into the protein MSTENDSGNESRDSFETRTSCPLCHEELVVKWQGDEIPYFGEVMYITTSCSNCGFRFADTMIMTQKDPVRFELMVEGLEDLNARVIRSTSGTIRIPDLGIDVEPGSVSESYITNIEGILERVRSVVVTATEWVKDEPEAHERGLELQGLLEKAIQGDLPLKVIIEDPLGNSAIISEKVISRTLSAEEAANLHSGMIVFDVDSSELEMDSSEKVEPIGNDYK